The Litchfieldia alkalitelluris genome has a window encoding:
- a CDS encoding LOG family protein, with translation MKRVCVFCGSSMGASTIYKEQATQLGKLLATKNIELVYGGGNVGIMGELSRTVLEHGGRVTGVIPKVIYENVHHVELTDLIVVENMHERKAKMYELADGFIALPGGIGTLEELAEVMTWYQIGYHAKPIGIFNVNQFFNGLHTFFDHMVNEGFLKKVYIEHIITEMDPHSLLDAMEKQEMKLINKWS, from the coding sequence ATGAAAAGGGTATGTGTTTTTTGTGGTTCAAGTATGGGGGCTTCAACCATTTACAAAGAGCAAGCAACTCAATTAGGAAAACTACTGGCGACCAAAAATATTGAGCTTGTATATGGTGGCGGCAATGTTGGGATTATGGGTGAGCTATCTCGAACAGTTCTCGAGCATGGTGGTAGAGTGACGGGGGTTATCCCTAAAGTGATCTATGAGAATGTCCATCATGTAGAGCTAACAGACTTAATTGTGGTTGAAAACATGCATGAGCGTAAAGCGAAGATGTATGAGCTAGCAGATGGCTTCATTGCTTTGCCGGGGGGAATTGGGACGCTTGAAGAATTAGCGGAAGTAATGACGTGGTACCAAATTGGGTATCATGCTAAGCCAATTGGTATTTTTAATGTAAATCAATTTTTCAACGGTCTCCACACGTTTTTTGATCATATGGTTAATGAAGGTTTCCTTAAGAAAGTGTATATTGAACATATAATTACGGAAATGGATCCACATAGTCTTTTAGATGCAATGGAAAAACAGGAAATGAAATTGATTAATAAATGGTCATAA
- the smpB gene encoding SsrA-binding protein SmpB has protein sequence MPKGAGKVIAQNKKANHDYFIEETYETGMVLQGTEIKSLRNGRANLKDSFARVQKGEVYLHNLHISPYEQGNRYNHDPLRARKLLLHKKEINKLIGLTKEEGYALVPLKIYLKNGYAKLLLGLGRGKKKFDKREDLKKKEAKREIERAFRDRQKI, from the coding sequence ATGCCAAAAGGTGCAGGTAAGGTTATCGCACAAAATAAAAAAGCAAATCATGATTATTTTATTGAAGAAACATATGAAACCGGTATGGTACTTCAGGGGACTGAAATTAAATCACTCCGAAATGGTCGAGCAAACTTAAAAGATTCATTTGCGCGAGTACAAAAAGGTGAAGTGTATCTTCATAACCTACACATTAGTCCATATGAACAAGGAAATCGTTATAATCATGATCCATTAAGAGCAAGGAAACTATTATTGCATAAAAAAGAGATCAATAAGCTGATTGGTTTAACAAAGGAAGAAGGTTATGCACTAGTACCATTAAAGATTTATCTTAAAAATGGCTATGCAAAGCTTTTATTAGGATTAGGTCGCGGTAAAAAGAAATTTGATAAACGTGAAGACCTGAAAAAGAAAGAAGCTAAACGTGAGATTGAGCGTGCCTTCCGTGATCGTCAGAAAATCTAA
- a CDS encoding YesL family protein has protein sequence MIERAFRILEFITAFVQLNLLWLLFCAPIITIFPATVAMFCVVRQWVLHKDYSLYRPFFKYFKENFKQSFILGIIWIIFTSLFFLNLNLVQYLGSFKYIFIPILYFFGITVLFISIFIFSTIAHFNTNWLEAIKNSFFFSIRFFPTSIGSIMLLVLVILSLYTWPITFIFIVSLYAYYNYMLCHRIFLKVK, from the coding sequence ATGATCGAAAGAGCTTTTAGGATACTAGAATTTATTACAGCATTTGTCCAATTAAATTTACTTTGGCTTCTATTTTGTGCGCCTATTATAACCATTTTCCCAGCGACAGTTGCTATGTTTTGTGTAGTCCGTCAATGGGTGTTGCACAAGGATTATAGCCTCTATCGTCCTTTTTTCAAATATTTCAAAGAAAATTTTAAACAAAGTTTTATACTAGGTATTATATGGATTATATTTACTAGTTTATTTTTCCTTAATTTAAATCTGGTTCAATATCTTGGTTCTTTTAAATATATCTTTATACCTATACTTTACTTTTTTGGAATCACAGTACTTTTTATTAGCATTTTTATATTTTCAACGATTGCACATTTCAATACGAACTGGTTAGAAGCGATAAAGAATTCATTCTTCTTTTCGATTAGGTTTTTTCCAACTTCGATTGGATCAATTATGTTACTTGTACTTGTGATATTGTCTTTATATACTTGGCCAATTACGTTTATTTTTATCGTTAGTCTTTATGCCTACTATAATTACATGCTTTGTCATCGTATATTTCTTAAAGTTAAATAA
- a CDS encoding glycoside hydrolase family 27 protein codes for MRHHSLAKTPPMGWNSWDCYGATVKEEEVKGNADYMAEHLKEYGWEYIVVDIQWYESGAVSSAYRPFVPLEMDEYSRLIPAVNRFPSSEGGKGFKPLADYVHNLGLKFGIHIMRGIPRQAVHNNTPLLGIDITARDIAHPNSICPWNTDMYGVDASKEGAQQYYDSLFQMYAEWGVDFVKVDDIAASRLYHFHQEEIELIRKAIDNCGRDMVLSLSPGPAPLEYAAELKSNANMWRMTDDFWDHWDLLLGMFERCEKWNEFRGQGYWPDCDMLPLGHIGIRSVDGGGGDRWSRFTEDEQLTMMTLWSIFKSPLMFGGELRDNDEWTLSLLTNREVMQVNQNSHSNRLVYREENKSVWMAKDHSGNTFVALFNLSEQEDTVKVSMEQLGLLGEKQATDLWKKIELGTVSGFIEQSLAPHASILLKLY; via the coding sequence ATGAGACATCATTCATTAGCTAAAACACCCCCAATGGGTTGGAATAGTTGGGATTGCTATGGTGCGACAGTGAAAGAAGAAGAAGTTAAAGGAAATGCAGATTATATGGCTGAACATCTTAAGGAGTATGGTTGGGAGTATATAGTAGTGGATATACAATGGTATGAATCAGGTGCAGTCTCATCTGCTTACCGCCCTTTTGTTCCACTAGAGATGGATGAATATTCAAGGCTAATCCCCGCGGTAAACCGTTTCCCATCATCTGAAGGAGGGAAAGGCTTTAAACCATTAGCTGACTATGTCCATAATCTAGGACTCAAATTTGGAATTCATATTATGAGGGGAATTCCAAGGCAAGCGGTTCATAACAATACCCCATTACTTGGAATAGATATTACAGCAAGAGATATCGCTCATCCAAATTCCATCTGTCCATGGAATACTGATATGTATGGAGTCGATGCCTCTAAAGAAGGAGCACAGCAATATTATGACTCATTATTTCAAATGTATGCGGAATGGGGAGTTGATTTTGTAAAGGTAGATGATATAGCAGCTTCAAGGCTTTATCATTTCCATCAAGAAGAAATTGAACTCATTCGAAAAGCAATCGATAACTGTGGAAGAGATATGGTGTTAAGTCTATCTCCAGGTCCAGCTCCATTAGAGTATGCTGCTGAACTAAAGTCCAATGCTAATATGTGGAGAATGACAGATGATTTCTGGGATCATTGGGATCTCCTATTGGGCATGTTTGAAAGATGTGAGAAATGGAATGAATTTAGAGGGCAAGGTTATTGGCCTGACTGTGATATGTTGCCTTTAGGGCATATTGGTATTCGGTCTGTAGATGGTGGCGGTGGGGATCGTTGGTCTCGCTTCACAGAGGATGAACAATTAACGATGATGACTTTATGGTCAATATTTAAATCGCCTCTTATGTTTGGCGGTGAACTTCGTGATAATGATGAATGGACCCTTTCACTACTTACCAACCGTGAAGTGATGCAAGTAAATCAAAATAGTCATAGTAATCGTCTTGTTTATCGTGAAGAGAATAAAAGTGTTTGGATGGCTAAAGATCATTCGGGAAATACCTTTGTGGCTTTGTTTAATTTGAGTGAGCAAGAAGACACAGTAAAAGTATCGATGGAACAGTTAGGGCTATTAGGTGAAAAACAAGCTACTGATTTGTGGAAGAAAATTGAGTTAGGAACCGTATCCGGTTTTATTGAACAATCTCTAGCTCCACATGCTTCCATCTTACTAAAATTATATTAA
- a CDS encoding GntR family transcriptional regulator, giving the protein MAPKTKYNMVKEQIIEWISSGKVSPGEKIHSENELVKLFSVSRHTVRQAVGDLVHEGWLYREQGAGTFCSDHSHEPKLQSNTQHLTDNGRNIGVITTYISDYIFPSIIKGIESYLTTQGYSLIFACTDNDVEKEKQCLQTMLSRNIDGLIVEPTKSSNYNPNINYYLELEQKNIPYLMINQFYSQLMPPHFVMNDEHGGYIATEHLIELGHEKIIGVFKTDDLQGVNRMQGFIRAFREHEVPFFSDMVITYTTEDQDHTILEKLKSFLTGEDKPSAIVCYNDQLALNVLNILRELDLSVPEDVSIIGYDDSFLAEASEVKLTSVSHPKMDMGIEAAKWIISAVEANGSSTHSTVYEPELVIRHSTAPIKKTTLI; this is encoded by the coding sequence GTGGCACCAAAAACCAAATATAATATGGTTAAAGAACAAATCATTGAGTGGATATCTAGCGGCAAAGTATCCCCTGGAGAAAAAATCCACTCTGAAAATGAGCTTGTCAAACTGTTCAGCGTTAGTAGACATACAGTTCGCCAAGCCGTTGGGGATTTGGTACATGAAGGATGGCTTTACAGAGAACAAGGCGCTGGTACCTTTTGCTCAGACCATTCACACGAGCCGAAGTTACAATCAAATACCCAACATCTTACCGATAACGGGAGAAATATAGGTGTCATTACCACGTATATCTCCGATTATATCTTCCCTTCCATTATTAAAGGAATTGAATCCTATCTTACAACGCAAGGATATTCTTTAATTTTTGCTTGTACGGATAATGATGTCGAAAAGGAAAAACAGTGTTTGCAAACAATGTTAAGCAGAAATATAGACGGTTTGATTGTCGAGCCTACAAAGAGTAGCAATTATAACCCTAACATTAATTATTATTTAGAATTAGAACAAAAAAATATTCCATATTTAATGATCAATCAATTCTACTCTCAATTAATGCCTCCTCATTTCGTAATGAACGATGAACACGGTGGTTATATCGCTACTGAACACCTGATTGAATTAGGTCATGAAAAGATTATTGGGGTATTTAAAACTGATGACCTTCAAGGGGTTAATCGAATGCAAGGATTTATCCGAGCTTTTAGAGAACATGAAGTCCCCTTTTTCTCTGACATGGTCATTACCTACACTACTGAGGATCAGGATCACACAATACTAGAAAAACTAAAGAGCTTTTTAACCGGAGAAGATAAACCTTCAGCAATCGTTTGTTATAATGATCAGTTAGCTTTAAATGTTTTAAATATATTAAGAGAACTTGATTTAAGTGTTCCAGAAGATGTCTCCATCATCGGTTATGATGATTCCTTCTTGGCTGAGGCTTCAGAAGTTAAGTTAACGTCAGTGAGTCACCCAAAAATGGATATGGGGATTGAAGCGGCGAAGTGGATTATTTCTGCAGTGGAAGCAAATGGTAGTAGCACTCATTCCACTGTGTATGAACCCGAATTAGTCATTCGACACTCTACTGCACCTATAAAGAAGACTACCTTGATATAA
- a CDS encoding ABC transporter substrate-binding protein — protein sequence MMLLLVMVISTVLAGCSSEGSSGDGKDGGKVELQFMFRGQPQELEAYSATVKRFEESHPNVKVKMVQVAPDQYDTKLKAAIAGRKIPDVFFYNPAQVKAYVNSGVLKDITEFVEGSEDVQIDDIWAAGVAKYRFDGTTLGQGAIYGLPKDLGPFALGYNKTMFEEAGIPLPDKDVPYTFEEFIDVSKQLTIDKDGDGKKDQYGTGFNVNWALQPFVWSNGGDWIDETGTKVTVDTPEFVEALQYFADQQNVHEITPSISEAQTLDTYQRWLKGELAFFPVGPWDMAAFKEQLKFEYDLLPWPAGSTGESAAWIGSLGIGVGATTKNADAAAQLALYLSADQEGQQALVDAQVQLPNSVTVADEWAADTSIKPENKQEFLDIIKDYGRGFPAEKTYTAEWYDEFFKNIQPVMDGKMTAAEYVKEAQPKMQKLLDAAIEQEKQAAKK from the coding sequence ATGATGTTGCTATTGGTTATGGTAATTAGTACTGTTCTTGCTGGTTGTTCGAGTGAAGGTTCTAGTGGTGACGGCAAAGACGGCGGAAAAGTAGAATTACAGTTTATGTTCAGAGGACAGCCGCAGGAATTAGAAGCTTATTCAGCGACTGTTAAGAGATTTGAAGAGTCACACCCTAATGTGAAAGTTAAAATGGTACAAGTTGCTCCAGATCAATATGATACAAAATTAAAAGCTGCAATCGCTGGACGTAAAATTCCTGATGTGTTCTTCTATAACCCGGCTCAAGTAAAAGCATACGTAAACTCTGGTGTATTAAAAGATATCACTGAGTTTGTAGAAGGTTCAGAAGATGTACAAATTGATGATATTTGGGCAGCTGGTGTTGCTAAATACCGTTTTGATGGTACAACACTTGGTCAAGGTGCGATTTACGGATTACCAAAAGACTTAGGGCCATTTGCTTTAGGTTACAACAAGACAATGTTTGAAGAAGCTGGAATCCCGCTTCCTGACAAAGATGTGCCATATACTTTTGAAGAATTTATCGACGTTTCTAAGCAATTAACAATAGATAAAGATGGCGATGGTAAAAAAGATCAATATGGAACAGGTTTCAATGTTAACTGGGCTCTACAACCATTCGTTTGGAGTAATGGTGGGGACTGGATTGATGAAACAGGAACAAAGGTAACAGTAGATACACCTGAATTTGTTGAAGCATTACAATACTTTGCAGATCAACAAAATGTACATGAAATCACTCCTTCTATTTCAGAAGCACAAACACTTGATACGTACCAAAGATGGTTAAAAGGTGAATTAGCATTCTTCCCTGTAGGTCCTTGGGATATGGCTGCATTCAAAGAACAATTAAAATTTGAATATGATTTATTACCATGGCCAGCAGGTTCAACTGGTGAGTCAGCTGCATGGATTGGTTCTCTTGGAATCGGTGTAGGCGCTACAACTAAAAACGCAGATGCTGCTGCACAGTTAGCATTGTACCTATCTGCTGACCAAGAAGGACAGCAAGCATTAGTAGATGCACAAGTTCAATTACCAAACAGTGTAACAGTTGCAGATGAATGGGCTGCTGATACTTCAATCAAACCTGAAAACAAGCAAGAATTTTTAGATATCATTAAAGATTATGGCCGCGGATTCCCTGCTGAAAAAACTTACACTGCTGAGTGGTATGATGAATTCTTTAAGAATATTCAACCAGTTATGGATGGTAAGATGACAGCTGCAGAATATGTGAAAGAAGCTCAGCCGAAAATGCAAAAACTATTAGATGCAGCGATCGAACAGGAAAAGCAAGCTGCTAAAAAGTAA
- a CDS encoding carbohydrate ABC transporter permease, with product MKATTSKLHRTEERNAWLFIAAPILGFLIFALVPLIYSIYGAFTNWDGLGQMTFIGLENFINLFQDEYFYKSMYNTIFMMLGIPVGIVLALLLALGLNRGIPGTNTFRVLYYIPVVSSIAAIAILWQWAYNGDYGLVNQFLAIFGIEGPNWLQNTSTVKPALIIMAVWKGLGYTMLLYLAALQSVPKSFYEAAKLDGANAFKSFLYITLPMVKPVTFFIVVTSIIGGAQIFAEINVMTPTGGPEYSSASVVFYVWQKAFGNFQLGYASAMALVLGLFIFIITLIQFKINEKSSFDLD from the coding sequence ATGAAAGCTACAACATCCAAGCTGCATCGCACAGAAGAAAGAAATGCCTGGTTGTTTATTGCAGCACCAATCTTAGGATTTCTTATTTTTGCATTAGTTCCTTTAATTTATTCAATATATGGAGCTTTTACGAACTGGGACGGTCTAGGACAAATGACGTTTATTGGCCTAGAAAACTTTATTAATTTATTTCAAGATGAGTATTTCTACAAATCTATGTATAATACGATCTTCATGATGCTTGGTATACCGGTTGGAATAGTACTAGCACTATTACTTGCACTAGGTTTAAATAGAGGGATTCCTGGAACAAATACATTCCGAGTTCTTTATTACATTCCTGTTGTATCATCAATCGCAGCAATTGCAATCCTGTGGCAGTGGGCTTATAACGGAGATTATGGTTTAGTTAACCAATTTCTAGCGATATTCGGTATTGAAGGACCCAACTGGCTACAAAATACCTCAACAGTAAAACCTGCATTAATTATTATGGCTGTTTGGAAGGGATTAGGCTACACAATGCTTCTATATTTAGCAGCTCTTCAAAGTGTACCAAAATCATTCTATGAAGCAGCTAAACTAGATGGAGCTAATGCTTTTAAATCATTCTTATATATCACACTACCGATGGTTAAACCTGTTACATTCTTCATTGTTGTTACCAGTATTATTGGTGGTGCTCAGATCTTTGCTGAAATTAACGTTATGACTCCTACAGGAGGACCGGAATACAGTTCAGCATCTGTAGTGTTTTATGTTTGGCAGAAAGCATTTGGTAACTTCCAATTAGGTTACGCATCTGCAATGGCCTTAGTACTGGGACTATTTATCTTCATCATCACTCTTATTCAGTTTAAAATAAATGAAAAAAGTTCATTTGATTTGGATTAA
- a CDS encoding carbohydrate ABC transporter permease: MSEKKKNRITNTLIFIFLSCGAIFMVAPLLWMFSTSLKSKEDVFALPPVWIPETISFAKYAEIWSMGPLLSGISNSLIVAISVTVIGTFTSSLAAFAFAKLHFRGKNKIFIMLFASVMIPYPVVMIPQFIMFSTVGWIDTLLPLIIPGFFGNIFMIFFLRQFLTSVPNSIIEAAKIDGCSYFQIFYKIIFPLIKPAVAAQLILWFMGIWNDYLAPILYLNSPEKQTLQLVIANFNASYAIQSDYPLIMAASVVALLPMLIVFIIFQKQIIESIAISGVKG, from the coding sequence ATGTCTGAAAAGAAAAAAAATAGAATCACCAATACATTAATTTTCATCTTTCTGAGCTGTGGAGCTATCTTCATGGTAGCACCGTTGTTATGGATGTTCTCTACTTCACTTAAATCTAAAGAGGATGTATTTGCATTACCTCCTGTTTGGATTCCTGAAACCATTTCATTTGCAAAATATGCTGAAATTTGGAGTATGGGTCCGCTTTTATCTGGTATAAGTAATAGTTTAATTGTTGCGATCTCTGTTACAGTGATTGGAACGTTTACATCAAGTTTAGCAGCGTTTGCTTTTGCTAAACTACATTTCAGAGGGAAGAATAAAATTTTCATCATGCTGTTTGCATCTGTTATGATTCCTTATCCTGTAGTTATGATTCCACAATTCATCATGTTTTCTACTGTTGGATGGATTGACACTTTATTACCATTAATCATACCGGGCTTTTTTGGAAACATCTTCATGATTTTCTTTTTACGTCAGTTTTTAACAAGCGTCCCCAACTCAATCATTGAAGCGGCAAAGATTGATGGATGTTCTTATTTTCAAATCTTTTATAAAATCATCTTTCCGTTGATCAAGCCAGCGGTAGCGGCACAGTTGATTTTGTGGTTTATGGGAATCTGGAATGATTACCTCGCTCCAATTCTTTACTTGAACTCACCTGAAAAACAAACGTTACAGCTTGTAATTGCAAACTTTAACGCTTCATATGCAATTCAAAGTGATTATCCATTAATCATGGCGGCCTCAGTGGTTGCATTGTTACCGATGTTAATTGTTTTTATTATCTTCCAAAAGCAAATCATCGAGTCTATTGCGATCTCTGGTGTAAAAGGTTAA
- a CDS encoding arabinan endo-1,5-alpha-L-arabinosidase: protein MKNKSQKIIMGLVILFILILGIVYGSKSFAPKKNDYSGVELPAAPQVEPILNVNNDILYKEDEWTTNFTHDAALIKADDWYYAFSTDYMVGATPTPGIQIRKSKDLIQWEFVGRVFDQVPSEAWEWTNGNTFWAPDVFEMNDRYYLYYSVSSVGSRNSYIGLATSDSIEGPWTDEGAVIKSKDGDDFTVNAIDAGITLDEKGQPWMVYGSYFGGIFITQLDKSTGKLKYSNDEGTLIAQRKNMNFGIEGPEIMYNPETGYYYLTVSYEWLEDTYNVRTARSKSITGPYLDYNDKNMIDTTDESFNTGNKIVGSYVFDNDSGWQGTGHNGLLEEDGEYYLTHNARPGEDIYWSHLHVRKIVWTEDGWPVVSPERYAGEKEQAVTEENIIGDWEKILLPRYDDSVQVSQQIELLENGKTNDESGKSHWELTDDNLLRLSIYDPGIAPGDYWNYALKVVPAWDWENWNGTLVFTGMDQEGTVLWGKKRVE from the coding sequence ATGAAAAATAAATCACAGAAAATTATCATGGGGTTAGTCATATTATTTATTCTCATTCTAGGTATAGTGTATGGCTCGAAGTCATTTGCACCAAAGAAAAATGATTATTCAGGAGTCGAGCTTCCTGCTGCTCCTCAAGTGGAACCGATATTGAATGTTAACAATGACATCCTTTATAAGGAAGATGAATGGACAACTAATTTCACTCATGATGCAGCACTAATCAAAGCTGATGATTGGTATTACGCATTTTCCACAGATTACATGGTGGGAGCGACACCGACACCGGGTATACAGATTAGAAAATCAAAGGACTTAATACAATGGGAATTTGTTGGTCGAGTATTTGACCAAGTTCCATCAGAAGCATGGGAATGGACTAATGGAAACACCTTTTGGGCGCCTGATGTGTTCGAAATGAATGACAGGTACTATTTGTATTATTCTGTTTCAAGTGTCGGAAGTCGGAACTCATATATTGGATTAGCAACAAGTGATTCTATTGAAGGTCCATGGACAGATGAAGGTGCGGTCATAAAGTCAAAAGATGGTGATGATTTTACTGTAAATGCAATTGATGCTGGGATTACATTAGATGAAAAAGGTCAGCCATGGATGGTCTATGGTTCTTATTTTGGTGGTATTTTTATCACCCAACTTGATAAAAGTACCGGTAAACTAAAATACTCTAATGATGAAGGAACTTTAATTGCGCAAAGAAAGAATATGAATTTTGGAATAGAAGGACCAGAGATCATGTATAACCCTGAGACTGGATATTATTATTTAACGGTGTCCTATGAATGGTTAGAGGATACGTATAATGTAAGAACTGCTAGATCTAAAAGTATTACGGGTCCTTACCTTGATTATAACGATAAAAACATGATAGATACGACTGATGAATCTTTTAATACTGGAAATAAGATAGTTGGTTCATATGTATTTGATAACGATAGCGGTTGGCAAGGGACTGGCCATAACGGATTGTTAGAAGAAGATGGGGAGTATTATCTTACTCATAATGCTAGGCCTGGTGAGGATATCTATTGGTCACATTTACATGTAAGAAAGATTGTGTGGACAGAAGATGGATGGCCAGTTGTTTCACCAGAGAGGTACGCAGGTGAAAAGGAACAGGCTGTAACAGAAGAAAACATCATCGGTGATTGGGAAAAGATTTTGTTACCACGCTATGATGATAGTGTACAGGTTTCACAGCAAATTGAACTTTTAGAGAACGGAAAAACGAATGATGAATCTGGAAAGAGTCATTGGGAGTTAACTGATGATAATCTATTAAGATTGTCTATTTATGACCCAGGTATTGCTCCTGGAGATTATTGGAATTATGCGTTAAAAGTTGTTCCAGCTTGGGACTGGGAGAATTGGAATGGCACATTGGTGTTTACAGGAATGGATCAAGAAGGAACAGTCCTTTGGGGGAAGAAGAGGGTTGAGTAA
- the araB gene encoding ribulokinase has product MAKYSIGVDYGTQSGRAVLVEIGTGKEVATSVKAYTHGVMDEFLPDGTTKLEHDWALQHPTDYLEVLQITVREVLDKAQVSPEDVIGLGIDFTACTVLPIDENGTPLCLKPEFSKNPHSYVKLWKHHAAQDEANRLNEIAEARGEEFLKRYGGKISSEWMIPKVWQILNEAPDIYNEADQILEATDWVISQLTGQVTRNSCTAGYKAMWHKQEGYPSNEFFKALDPRLENVVEDKLSNDIVPIGSKAGEITEAGAELTGLKPGTAVAVANVDAHVAVPAVGITEPGKLLMIMGTSTCHILLGEEEKIVPGMCGVVEDGVIPGFMGYEAGQSCVGDHFEWFTENCVPASYYEEAKEQGINIHQLLTEKASKLAVGESGLLALDWWNGNRSTLVDADLTGVLLGQTLLTKPEEIYRALIEATAYGTRMIVETFRNNGVPVNEVYAAGGIAEKNTMMMQIYSDVLNMEIKISASSQTPALGSAMFGAVAAGKERGGYDNITDAAKDMGRVKDYVYQPNLAESKVYDQLFSEYARLYDYFGRGANDVMKTLKKIKSTSTEKKEEEVC; this is encoded by the coding sequence ATGGCTAAATATTCGATTGGTGTTGACTATGGTACACAATCAGGAAGAGCTGTACTTGTTGAAATTGGAACTGGTAAGGAAGTTGCTACATCTGTAAAAGCATATACGCATGGTGTAATGGATGAGTTTTTACCAGACGGTACGACTAAACTGGAACATGACTGGGCATTACAACATCCAACAGACTATCTAGAAGTTTTACAGATTACGGTTCGTGAAGTATTAGATAAAGCACAAGTATCACCAGAAGATGTTATCGGTTTAGGAATTGATTTCACAGCTTGTACGGTTTTACCGATCGATGAGAACGGTACACCATTATGTTTGAAGCCAGAATTCAGTAAAAATCCTCATAGTTATGTTAAGTTGTGGAAGCACCATGCGGCTCAGGATGAAGCAAACCGTTTAAATGAGATTGCAGAAGCACGGGGCGAAGAATTTTTAAAGCGCTACGGCGGTAAAATTTCGTCTGAATGGATGATCCCAAAAGTATGGCAAATCTTAAATGAAGCTCCAGACATATATAATGAAGCAGATCAAATTCTTGAAGCGACTGATTGGGTTATCTCGCAATTAACAGGACAAGTAACGCGTAACAGTTGTACAGCAGGCTATAAAGCAATGTGGCACAAGCAGGAAGGTTATCCTTCAAATGAATTTTTCAAAGCATTAGATCCTCGTCTAGAGAATGTAGTTGAAGATAAGTTATCAAACGATATCGTTCCAATTGGCTCTAAAGCAGGCGAAATTACTGAAGCTGGTGCAGAGCTTACAGGATTAAAGCCAGGTACTGCAGTAGCTGTTGCAAATGTTGATGCTCACGTTGCTGTTCCTGCCGTAGGTATTACAGAGCCAGGTAAATTATTAATGATTATGGGTACATCTACTTGTCATATCTTATTAGGGGAAGAGGAAAAGATTGTCCCAGGTATGTGTGGAGTTGTAGAAGATGGAGTCATTCCTGGATTTATGGGATACGAAGCTGGGCAATCTTGTGTAGGTGACCATTTTGAATGGTTTACAGAGAACTGTGTGCCAGCTAGCTATTATGAAGAAGCAAAGGAACAAGGAATTAACATCCATCAATTACTTACAGAAAAAGCGAGCAAATTAGCAGTTGGTGAAAGCGGTCTCCTAGCATTAGATTGGTGGAATGGAAACCGTTCGACACTTGTAGATGCTGATCTTACAGGAGTTCTACTAGGGCAAACATTATTAACAAAACCTGAAGAAATATATCGCGCATTAATTGAAGCGACAGCTTATGGAACTCGTATGATTGTTGAAACATTCCGAAATAACGGTGTTCCTGTTAATGAAGTATATGCAGCAGGTGGTATTGCCGAGAAAAATACAATGATGATGCAAATCTATTCAGACGTTTTGAATATGGAAATCAAGATTTCTGCTTCTTCTCAAACACCAGCACTTGGATCAGCGATGTTTGGAGCGGTTGCTGCTGGGAAAGAACGCGGAGGCTATGACAATATTACAGATGCTGCAAAGGATATGGGAAGAGTCAAGGATTATGTATATCAGCCAAACTTAGCTGAATCAAAAGTATATGACCAACTTTTCTCTGAATACGCTCGTCTTTACGACTACTTTGGACGCGGTGCAAACGATGTAATGAAAACATTGAAAAAGATTAAAAGTACTAGCACTGAGAAAAAGGAGGAGGAGGTATGCTAG